From Mycolicibacterium cosmeticum, a single genomic window includes:
- a CDS encoding FAD-binding oxidoreductase: MTLADTLGDPLSTLPDHFSALVALPGEPGYERCAPWNLAATVQPAAVVLATAPHHVAEAVRFAAGHGLRVTVQATGHGATAIDDDTILVLTSAMTECMVDVTDRTARVAAGATWQQVIDAAAPHGLAPLCGSAPSVGVVGFLTGAGVGPLARSVGVSSDYVRSFDVVTGAGELLHVTPDQHAELFWGLRGGKATLGIVTAVEIELLPIPEFYGGALYFDGADAPAVLRAWYGWCAGLPENVNTSIALQHLPPLPGVPEPLAGRLTVAVRYAALDDFDEAATLLEPLRGARTPVLDTVGVLPYAAIGAVHADPVDPMPVYEDQTLLRELTSEVIDILLAAAGPGSASVQTIVEVRMLGGAYARQAQHSSAFCHRNAAYAVTTIGVPAGATAELVPAQARALMRALAPWSTGGLLPNFAPSADPQRLARVYDEQTRDWLAALADRYDPERVFRTGQVVRSEPQNHL; the protein is encoded by the coding sequence ATGACCCTGGCCGACACTCTCGGCGACCCCCTGTCGACTCTGCCCGACCACTTCAGCGCGTTGGTCGCGCTGCCCGGCGAACCGGGCTACGAGCGCTGCGCCCCATGGAATCTCGCGGCGACGGTGCAGCCGGCGGCGGTGGTGTTGGCCACGGCGCCGCACCACGTCGCCGAGGCGGTCCGGTTCGCCGCCGGACACGGCCTGCGGGTCACGGTCCAGGCGACCGGGCACGGGGCCACCGCGATCGACGACGACACCATCCTGGTGCTCACCTCGGCGATGACCGAATGCATGGTCGACGTCACCGACCGCACCGCGCGGGTGGCCGCGGGCGCCACCTGGCAGCAGGTGATCGACGCCGCGGCCCCGCACGGCCTTGCGCCGCTGTGCGGCTCGGCGCCGAGCGTGGGCGTGGTGGGCTTCCTCACCGGCGCGGGTGTCGGCCCGCTGGCGCGCAGCGTCGGGGTGTCCTCGGATTACGTGCGGTCCTTCGACGTGGTCACCGGGGCGGGGGAGTTGCTGCACGTGACACCGGATCAGCATGCCGAGCTGTTCTGGGGGCTGCGCGGCGGTAAGGCGACGCTGGGCATCGTCACCGCGGTGGAGATCGAGCTGCTGCCGATCCCGGAATTCTACGGTGGCGCCTTGTATTTCGACGGCGCCGACGCACCGGCGGTGCTGCGCGCCTGGTACGGCTGGTGCGCCGGGTTGCCCGAGAACGTCAACACCTCGATCGCACTGCAACACCTGCCGCCGCTGCCCGGGGTGCCCGAGCCGCTGGCCGGCCGGCTGACGGTCGCCGTCCGGTATGCCGCGCTCGACGACTTCGACGAGGCCGCAACGCTTTTGGAGCCACTGCGGGGCGCGAGAACGCCGGTGCTGGACACCGTCGGGGTGCTGCCGTACGCGGCGATCGGCGCCGTGCACGCCGATCCGGTCGATCCGATGCCGGTGTACGAGGATCAGACGTTGCTGCGCGAGCTGACGTCCGAGGTGATCGACATCCTGCTGGCGGCGGCCGGGCCGGGATCGGCCTCGGTGCAGACCATCGTGGAGGTTCGGATGCTCGGCGGTGCCTATGCGCGGCAGGCCCAGCACAGCAGTGCGTTCTGCCACCGCAATGCCGCCTACGCGGTCACCACGATCGGGGTGCCGGCCGGCGCGACGGCGGAGCTGGTGCCGGCCCAGGCGCGTGCCCTGATGCGGGCGCTGGCGCCGTGGTCGACGGGAGGCCTGCTGCCCAATTTCGCGCCGTCGGCCGATCCGCAACGGCTCGCGCGGGTGTACGACGAACAGACCCGGGACTGGCTGGCCGCCCTGGCCGACCGGTACGACCCCGAGCGGGTGTTCCGCACCGGTCAGGTGGTGCGTTCGGAGCCCCAAAACCACCTCTGA
- a CDS encoding GntR family transcriptional regulator, giving the protein MVEPLSPVESTGDSIAHALREDILAGRLSGGDRLVEEALAKQFGVSRIPVREALTRLQSEGFVRIVRHKGATVSETMLTDSRELLQIRRGLEILAAQLAAQNRGGTVAAELAEVADDEATTDDHSPFHELVAAASGNRQLMELLASVNRRVQWGLGHNPVASIGDHRILAMAILSGSAVQAGYLMDEHLQRDERYFAEKFEHDTDE; this is encoded by the coding sequence GTGGTTGAACCTTTGTCTCCCGTCGAATCGACCGGTGATTCGATCGCGCATGCGCTACGCGAAGACATCCTTGCCGGGCGACTGAGCGGTGGTGACCGCCTGGTTGAGGAGGCGTTGGCCAAGCAGTTCGGTGTATCCAGGATCCCGGTTCGCGAAGCCTTGACGCGGTTGCAGTCCGAGGGTTTCGTACGCATCGTGCGGCACAAGGGCGCCACGGTGTCGGAGACGATGCTCACCGACAGTCGTGAGCTACTGCAGATTCGACGTGGTCTGGAGATCTTGGCCGCGCAGCTGGCCGCGCAGAACCGCGGTGGCACCGTGGCCGCCGAACTCGCCGAGGTTGCCGACGACGAGGCGACGACCGACGATCACTCGCCGTTCCACGAATTGGTGGCGGCGGCGTCCGGTAATCGGCAACTGATGGAGCTGCTGGCGTCGGTGAACCGTCGGGTGCAGTGGGGTCTCGGGCACAATCCGGTCGCATCCATCGGGGATCACCGCATCCTGGCGATGGCCATCCTGAGCGGATCAGCTGTTCAGGCTGGGTACCTCATGGATGAGCATCTGCAGCGCGACGAGCGCTACTTCGCGGAGAAGTTCGAACACGACACTGACGAGTGA
- a CDS encoding MFS transporter, with the protein MSLIRSKTTRTATTPPVPAAEDVDPAATPGLTAALDRIGFGRVQAALILLLMAGLFFDSLEQNSTGAMGPLLKESFGIGNAELTMINTVTVIGGLVGRIVGGYIADRWGRRAALSLNLLVYTLGGLVSAVAVNYEMLLTSRFVVGIGLGGEFTVGLAILAEIVATRHRGSLLATLNISSGGIGNIASFGFFWLVLGPLNGVLGGNDTSWRWTYVILAAPAVLVVFFRRYLPESPRFLLSKGRVADANASLTRLASSSISGLRRAGPTRQFVTVADIPAHTKSSYAEVFKGENLRRTAVVGAASWMSFGAQVTLLFLMPILLVSRGYSLSDSLAFTMIMNIGSLFGACAASYLAGKAPRRLTVGVAAVLGCISAICFAAFANSTALILLLGAIFQFFTMMLNTMLSVWSPELFPTSVRAMGTSVVNGIGNVAGAVMPFAALFFFDRFGVPGVFAMIAVMYALLVVASRFGPETFNRPLEAVTEETPVLAAAAT; encoded by the coding sequence ATGTCCCTCATTCGCTCCAAGACCACCCGCACGGCCACCACCCCACCAGTCCCCGCAGCCGAGGATGTCGATCCGGCCGCCACGCCCGGCTTGACCGCGGCGCTCGACCGCATCGGTTTCGGGCGCGTCCAGGCGGCGCTGATCCTGCTCCTCATGGCCGGCCTGTTCTTCGACTCCCTGGAACAGAACTCCACCGGGGCGATGGGGCCCCTGCTGAAGGAGTCGTTCGGTATCGGTAATGCAGAACTGACCATGATCAACACCGTCACTGTGATCGGCGGCCTCGTCGGCCGGATCGTCGGCGGCTACATCGCCGACCGGTGGGGTCGGCGCGCGGCACTCAGTCTCAATCTCCTCGTCTACACCCTGGGTGGGTTGGTCAGCGCCGTCGCAGTCAACTACGAGATGCTTCTGACCAGTCGATTCGTCGTCGGCATCGGACTGGGCGGAGAGTTCACGGTCGGGCTCGCGATTCTGGCCGAGATCGTAGCCACCCGGCATCGCGGCTCATTGCTGGCAACGCTGAACATCTCGTCGGGCGGCATCGGCAACATCGCCTCGTTCGGCTTCTTCTGGCTGGTCCTCGGCCCGCTCAACGGCGTGCTGGGAGGTAACGACACCTCGTGGCGCTGGACCTATGTCATCCTTGCCGCCCCCGCGGTGCTGGTGGTGTTCTTCCGGCGCTATCTGCCAGAATCGCCCCGCTTCCTGCTGTCCAAGGGGCGTGTCGCCGATGCCAACGCCAGCCTGACCCGGCTCGCCAGTAGCAGCATCTCCGGCCTGCGTAGGGCGGGCCCGACCCGCCAGTTCGTCACTGTCGCAGACATTCCGGCGCACACCAAGAGCAGCTACGCCGAAGTGTTCAAGGGCGAGAACCTGCGCCGGACCGCCGTCGTCGGGGCCGCGTCGTGGATGTCGTTCGGCGCCCAGGTCACCCTGCTGTTCCTGATGCCGATCCTGCTGGTGTCGCGCGGCTACTCATTGTCGGATTCGTTGGCGTTCACCATGATCATGAACATCGGCTCGTTGTTCGGAGCCTGCGCCGCGTCCTATCTCGCAGGTAAGGCGCCGCGCCGGCTGACTGTCGGCGTCGCCGCCGTACTCGGCTGCATCTCGGCCATCTGCTTCGCGGCATTCGCCAACTCGACCGCGCTGATCCTGCTGCTGGGAGCCATCTTCCAGTTCTTCACGATGATGCTCAACACCATGCTCTCGGTGTGGTCGCCGGAGCTCTTCCCGACTTCCGTGCGAGCCATGGGCACTTCGGTGGTCAACGGCATCGGTAACGTCGCCGGGGCGGTCATGCCGTTCGCGGCCCTGTTCTTCTTCGATCGGTTCGGCGTCCCTGGCGTCTTCGCGATGATCGCCGTCATGTACGCGCTGCTTGTGGTCGCCTCCCGCTTCGGCCCCGAGACGTTCAACCGGCCGCTGGAGGCCGTCACCGAAGAGACACCGGTCCTGGCCGCCGCAGCGACCTGA
- a CDS encoding ABC transporter substrate-binding protein, translated as MLQLNISATAHALNYLPQYHADREGLFAARGLTVRATARDPWTGVLDDLDSGAADVALGGLWVPAMYARGPRDLVVFAQVNHQFPKALVTRDPRADFAWSDLVGKTVLAPGIGGSAPYAFTAGLIREAGVDPSSITFLRDLSTPMFVEMFESGLGEAVVTDLVTAEVMQRKGTGCIVSDYTVTGGLGPNSVYYCRADRYAELTDRLVRFCSALQESMLLLTSVTTADLAPLLALHWPATLPQPLHAACDRMLRSHTWETVRIDAEATGRWMRILAEEKMVRSAPLFADLVDTAVVDSLSIEGVAASLR; from the coding sequence ATGTTGCAGCTCAATATATCCGCCACCGCACACGCGCTGAACTATCTGCCGCAGTACCATGCCGACCGGGAAGGCCTGTTCGCCGCCCGAGGCCTCACGGTCAGGGCTACCGCGCGTGACCCGTGGACCGGAGTGCTCGACGACCTGGACAGCGGCGCTGCCGATGTCGCCCTTGGCGGCCTGTGGGTCCCGGCGATGTACGCCCGCGGCCCCCGCGATCTGGTCGTGTTCGCCCAGGTCAATCACCAGTTCCCGAAGGCACTGGTGACACGCGATCCACGCGCCGACTTCGCATGGTCGGACCTCGTCGGGAAAACCGTGCTCGCGCCCGGAATTGGTGGCAGCGCACCATACGCGTTCACCGCCGGACTGATCCGCGAAGCCGGGGTGGACCCCTCCTCGATCACCTTCCTGCGTGACCTGTCGACCCCGATGTTCGTCGAGATGTTCGAATCAGGTCTAGGTGAGGCCGTCGTCACCGATCTCGTCACCGCAGAAGTCATGCAGCGCAAGGGAACCGGGTGCATCGTCAGTGACTACACTGTCACCGGCGGCTTGGGGCCCAACAGTGTGTACTACTGCCGGGCAGACCGCTATGCCGAGCTGACCGACCGCCTGGTCCGCTTCTGCTCCGCGTTGCAGGAATCGATGCTCCTGCTCACGTCGGTGACGACGGCGGATCTGGCGCCGCTGCTCGCCCTGCACTGGCCTGCCACGTTGCCGCAGCCGCTTCACGCCGCCTGCGACCGGATGCTGCGGTCACACACGTGGGAGACGGTGCGCATCGACGCCGAGGCCACCGGCCGTTGGATGCGAATCCTCGCTGAGGAGAAGATGGTGCGCAGCGCTCCGCTTTTCGCGGATCTGGTCGACACCGCCGTTGTCGACAGCCTGAGCATCGAAGGCGTCGCGGCGAGTCTGCGATGA
- a CDS encoding ornithine cyclodeaminase family protein gives MTLILTHSDIASVLDRDEVRKAVERAHLGLALGDCQNPAPRSLALPEAGTALPMAASGQGLATVKLLCDVPVNRERGLPAQRSTVMVSCAVTGECLAILDGRAVTAVRTAAASAVATDHLARPSASVLGLVGAGNLAAEHARAIAAVRDVERIVVTSRTTATVESFRSAVSDLGIPVIRADTAEEVFADADIICTLTPAREPVVQGRWFRPGQHINAVGAPPRPDHREIDSVGMSNARLVVDSIPTVLAKSGGVLVAIAEGALTDTEIHTELGHIIAGLAPGRISDDDITLFESVGIGLQDLATAGVVVEHAIERGIGTVIDLGS, from the coding sequence ATGACGCTGATCCTGACGCACTCCGACATCGCATCGGTGCTCGACCGCGACGAGGTTCGCAAAGCCGTCGAACGTGCACACCTGGGACTTGCTCTCGGGGACTGCCAGAATCCCGCGCCTCGGTCGCTCGCACTGCCCGAGGCCGGTACGGCGCTGCCCATGGCGGCAAGCGGGCAGGGGCTGGCCACCGTCAAACTGCTGTGCGACGTACCCGTCAACCGCGAGCGCGGCCTGCCGGCCCAGCGTTCGACGGTCATGGTGTCCTGCGCGGTAACGGGGGAGTGCCTGGCCATTCTCGACGGGCGGGCAGTGACCGCCGTCCGCACGGCAGCGGCCAGCGCTGTGGCAACCGACCACCTGGCGCGGCCATCGGCGTCGGTGTTGGGACTGGTCGGGGCGGGCAACCTGGCGGCCGAACACGCCCGCGCCATCGCCGCCGTCCGGGATGTCGAGCGCATCGTCGTCACGTCACGTACCACGGCAACCGTCGAATCATTTCGAAGCGCGGTGTCAGATCTCGGGATTCCCGTGATCCGCGCCGACACTGCGGAAGAGGTGTTCGCCGACGCCGACATCATCTGTACCCTCACCCCGGCACGAGAACCAGTGGTACAGGGCCGCTGGTTCCGGCCCGGCCAACACATCAACGCTGTCGGAGCTCCGCCACGGCCCGACCACCGCGAGATCGACTCGGTCGGCATGTCGAATGCCCGCCTGGTGGTCGACAGCATTCCCACCGTGCTGGCCAAGTCCGGCGGTGTGCTGGTAGCCATCGCCGAAGGGGCCTTGACAGACACCGAGATCCACACCGAACTCGGACACATCATCGCCGGGCTGGCCCCAGGCAGGATCTCGGACGACGACATCACCCTGTTCGAATCGGTCGGCATCGGCCTGCAAGACCTTGCCACCGCCGGCGTCGTCGTAGAACACGCCATCGAGCGGGGTATCGGGACGGTCATCGATCTCGGATCGTGA